Proteins encoded within one genomic window of Pygocentrus nattereri isolate fPygNat1 chromosome 11, fPygNat1.pri, whole genome shotgun sequence:
- the LOC108413231 gene encoding glutathione S-transferase A-like: MAEDILLYWGSGSPPCWRVMIALEEKNLHGYKSKLLSFDKKEHKGPEVLALNPRGQLPTLKHGDIVVNESIAACMYLELDKGSYLAGKSFSMADAVCFPYVAFLVRFGLNTERYPRLVEYYELVKERPSVKASWPPHWLENPQNQDTIKDL, from the exons ATGGCTGAGGACATTCTGCTGTACTGGGGCTCCGGGTCTCCTCCCTGCTGGAGGGTGATGATCGCCCTGGAGGAGAAGAACCTGCACGGGTACAAGAGCAAACTGCTCTCCTTCGACAAGAAGGAGCACAAGGGTCCGGAGGTGCTGGCGCTGAACCCCCGGGGGCAG CTCCCCACATTGAAACATGGAGACATTGTGGTGAATGAATCCATTGCTGCCTGCATGTACCTGGAG ctggATAAAGGATCGTATTTGGCTGGGAAGAGTTTCTCGATGGCTGATGCCGTGTGTTTCCCCTACGTTGCCTTCCTTGTCCGGTTTGG GCTGAATACAGAGCGCTACCCCAGGCTGGTGGAGTATTACGAGCTGGTGAAGGAGCGTCCCAGCGTTAAAGCCTCATGGCCTCCACACTGGCTGGAGAACCCTCAGAACCAGGACACCATCAAGGACCTGTGA